Proteins encoded in a region of the Acidobacteriota bacterium genome:
- a CDS encoding NAD(P)-binding domain-containing protein: MAHPGPQRVAVIGAGPAGLATVKELLAEGHEPVCFERAASLGGVFRRAEDDGVCWESCRLVSSGVITGFSDFPVPPDRTGHMKAREYLDYLTRYAQTFGVMDHIQFGTTVEHVSRRPEGGWEVRTSTKDGETHTGIFNAVAVCTGLVQIPNMPDVAGADTFTGQILHSAQYRNPDQLRGKRVLVVGGGESGAEIAAEAANHAAEVTLSLRRGVAVRPRNTRGLPHDHQITRLNHSPSAWIYQTRHPDDRWKRRIYRVMFFPLLVGERGLQATSRLLYDILPLFHPRRLVRGRAALAEARTALRVRRLTEALLKESGGRVLENFGTKSDDFVRAIALGRCRRVGAIERFEGSRVCFSDGSSVEPDLVIYCTGFRQQASFLDEASASLPRFLHTFNPSVGKDLAFIGQIRPAFGAIPPVAELQARWFAQLMSGAVTLPLESEMRAATARQTEAQRRLFRALDGRLGTLVDFTSACDALASQIGCKPTDEAIARESREFRRRFFAAPFVSAQYRLTGPHAAPEVARRVIESLPIAHPAPMLMAYHLHWRLSRLLHRFLGPEFAPKLDLKAR; the protein is encoded by the coding sequence GTGGCACACCCCGGTCCCCAGCGAGTCGCCGTGATCGGCGCCGGACCGGCGGGTCTCGCGACCGTCAAGGAACTGCTCGCGGAGGGCCATGAGCCCGTGTGCTTCGAACGAGCCGCGAGCCTTGGCGGCGTCTTCAGGCGCGCCGAAGACGATGGGGTGTGCTGGGAGTCATGCCGCCTTGTGTCGTCAGGCGTGATCACGGGTTTCTCCGACTTCCCGGTGCCGCCCGATCGAACCGGCCACATGAAGGCGCGTGAGTACCTCGACTATCTGACGCGCTACGCCCAGACCTTCGGCGTGATGGACCACATTCAGTTCGGCACGACCGTCGAGCACGTATCCCGGCGCCCTGAAGGCGGCTGGGAGGTCCGGACGTCCACGAAGGACGGCGAAACGCACACGGGGATCTTTAATGCCGTTGCCGTGTGCACGGGGCTGGTACAGATTCCCAACATGCCGGACGTTGCGGGTGCCGACACGTTTACCGGACAGATCCTGCACAGCGCGCAGTACCGCAATCCCGATCAACTTCGCGGGAAACGCGTGCTGGTGGTTGGTGGAGGCGAGTCGGGCGCCGAGATTGCCGCCGAAGCCGCCAACCACGCTGCTGAGGTCACCCTGTCGCTGCGAAGGGGCGTCGCGGTACGACCCAGAAACACCCGCGGCCTCCCGCACGATCACCAGATCACGCGGCTCAATCACAGCCCATCGGCCTGGATTTATCAGACTCGTCATCCCGACGATAGGTGGAAGCGGCGGATCTATCGGGTGATGTTCTTCCCGCTGCTGGTGGGCGAGCGCGGCTTGCAGGCGACGTCACGGTTGCTCTACGACATCCTGCCGCTGTTTCATCCGCGACGTCTGGTCAGAGGCCGGGCCGCGCTGGCAGAAGCCCGTACCGCCTTGCGCGTGCGGCGACTGACGGAAGCGCTCCTCAAGGAGTCTGGCGGACGGGTGCTGGAGAATTTCGGCACCAAGAGCGACGACTTCGTCCGGGCGATCGCCCTTGGCCGGTGCCGGCGTGTGGGCGCCATCGAACGATTCGAGGGAAGCCGGGTTTGTTTCAGCGACGGCAGCAGCGTCGAACCGGACCTTGTGATCTACTGCACGGGGTTCAGGCAGCAGGCCTCGTTTCTCGACGAGGCCTCGGCGAGCCTTCCGCGATTCCTCCATACGTTCAACCCAAGCGTTGGAAAAGACCTCGCGTTCATCGGCCAGATCCGGCCCGCGTTCGGCGCCATCCCTCCCGTGGCCGAGTTGCAGGCCCGTTGGTTCGCGCAACTCATGAGCGGCGCGGTGACACTGCCGTTGGAGAGCGAGATGCGCGCGGCCACGGCACGCCAGACGGAGGCGCAACGCCGGCTCTTCCGCGCTCTCGATGGGCGCCTCGGCACCCTGGTGGATTTCACATCGGCGTGTGACGCGCTCGCGTCGCAAATCGGGTGCAAGCCGACCGATGAGGCGATTGCGCGCGAGAGCCGTGAGTTTCGGCGGCGCTTTTTTGCCGCGCCCTTTGTCTCGGCGCAGTACCGGCTGACAGGCCCACATGCCGCGCCAGAAGTTGCCCGGCGTGTGATTGAGTCGCTGCCGATTGCGCACCCCGCGCCGATGCTGATGGCCTACCATCTGCACTGGCGCCTGTCGCGCCTCCTTCATCGCTTCCTCGGGCCGGAGTTTGCGCCAAAACTTGATCTGAAGGCACGGTAA
- a CDS encoding winged helix-turn-helix domain-containing protein: protein MALVVFGQFELDTRSLELWKDGRKVPIRPQPCRMLALLASQPGRLVTREEVRQVVWPSGVFVRFDLGLNSCLKQIRRALGDTASSPMYLETLNGRGYRFMRDATVAAEVAHPSQRRLTILPFTHAGDATQPFADSLTDDLARHLTREETSPLVVVDASILGGATSVRAAVQAVRSADVDFLLRGRVRSDEHGIRVTASLLATLDLSHVWADAFDAPVSSGLDAQDRVASDLAHAVTAACAAVSAH, encoded by the coding sequence ATGGCATTGGTAGTGTTCGGACAGTTTGAGTTGGATACCCGGAGCCTGGAGCTCTGGAAAGATGGACGGAAGGTGCCCATCCGGCCCCAGCCGTGCCGGATGCTGGCGCTGCTGGCCAGCCAGCCGGGGCGGCTGGTGACCCGTGAGGAAGTGCGGCAGGTGGTGTGGCCGTCCGGCGTGTTTGTGCGGTTCGACCTGGGGTTGAACTCGTGCCTGAAGCAGATCCGGAGAGCCCTGGGGGATACCGCGTCGTCGCCGATGTACCTGGAGACCTTGAACGGCCGCGGGTATCGCTTCATGCGGGATGCCACGGTGGCCGCCGAGGTGGCGCATCCGTCGCAACGGCGTCTGACCATCCTGCCCTTTACGCATGCCGGCGACGCCACGCAACCATTCGCCGACAGCCTGACCGATGACCTGGCCCGGCACCTCACGCGCGAAGAAACGTCTCCGCTCGTCGTGGTGGACGCGTCGATCCTGGGTGGCGCGACTTCAGTGCGCGCCGCGGTGCAGGCCGTGCGGTCGGCCGACGTGGACTTCCTCCTTCGCGGACGGGTGCGGTCCGACGAACATGGCATCCGGGTGACCGCCAGCCTGCTGGCCACGCTCGACCTGTCGCATGTGTGGGCGGATGCGTTTGACGCGCCCGTGTCGAGCGGCCTCGACGCGCAGGATCGTGTGGCGTCGGATCTGGCGCACGCTGTGACCGCCGCGTGCGCGGCCGTCTCGGCGCACTAG